In a single window of the Luteibacter rhizovicinus DSM 16549 genome:
- a CDS encoding RNA-binding S4 domain-containing protein yields MSFHEFRLEGDYVELNLLLKLAGLAGSGGEGKRFVADGLVTVDGVVELRKTHKVRAGQLVKFGDEEISVLPEED; encoded by the coding sequence ATGTCGTTTCATGAATTCCGCCTCGAAGGCGACTACGTCGAACTCAACCTGCTGCTGAAGCTTGCCGGCCTCGCCGGAAGCGGTGGCGAAGGCAAGCGTTTCGTCGCCGATGGCCTGGTGACGGTCGACGGTGTCGTCGAGCTGCGTAAGACGCATAAGGTCCGCGCTGGCCAGTTGGTCAAGTTTGGCGATGAAGAAATCAGCGTGTTGCCCGAAGAGGATTGA